Proteins co-encoded in one Strix uralensis isolate ZFMK-TIS-50842 chromosome 2, bStrUra1, whole genome shotgun sequence genomic window:
- the MRPL39 gene encoding large ribosomal subunit protein mL39, producing MAARWAARCLRGGRERRRFMSTPTVSRLTSDEVILMRNELFNKEKERQLSLYPRIEKIEVKYTGKSHPGTVFVMNKALSTPYNCAMHLSEWHCKKSVLALVDGEVWDMYKPLTKSCEIQFLTFKDEDPEEVNKAYWRSCAMIMACVLKRAFKDEYSVNLIKSPEVPVISGAFCYDVILDNRLNDWTPTNDNFRSLTRDATKLIHKDLPFETLHVEAKVAHEMFQHNRYKMEMIERKASQNAEGIVTLHRFGDFVDVSEGPHIPRTSFCFQYEITAAHNLQTNQSELIRRFQGVSLPVHLKAYHIVWDKLLERSKRLVTEEKYLEAAAECHEAKDGTEEGKTVSN from the exons ATGGCGGCGCGCTGGGCTGCCCGCTGcctgcggggcgggcgggagcggcgcc GGTTCATGTCTACACCAACAGTTTCTCGACTGACATCAGATGAAGTGATTCTGATGCGTAATGAACTCTTCAACAAAGAGAAAGAGAGGCAGTTGTCTCTTTATCCACGAATTGAGAAAATTGAAGTAAAATACACTGGGAAATCGCACCCCGGCACCGTGTTTGTAATGAACAAAGCCTTGTCTACTCCGTACAATTGTGCCATGC ACTTAAGTGAGTGGCATTGCAAGAAATCTGTTCTAGCTCTTGTGGATGGTGAAGTCTGGGATATGTACAAACCCTTGACCAAATCATGTGAAATTCAGTTCCTTACTTTCAAAGATGAAGATCCAGAGGAAGTAAACAAG GCCTATTGGCGTTCCTGTGCCATGATCATGGCATGTGTGTTAAAGCGGGCATTCAAAGATGAGTACTCAGTGAATCTGATTAAATCTCCAGAAGTGCCAG TGATCTCTGGAGCTTTTTGTTATGATGTAATTTTGGACAATAGACTGAATGACTGGACACCAACAAAC GACAACTTCCGTTCTCTTACGAGGGATGCCACAAAGCTAATTCATAAAGACCTGCCATTTGAAACACTGCATGTTGAAGCAAAAGTAGCACATGAAATGTTTCAGCATAACAG ATACAAAATGGAGATGATAGAACGAAAAGCTTCTCAGAATGCAGAAGGAATTGTAACGTTACATAG GTTTGGTGACTTTGTAGATGTTAGTGAAGGCCCTCATATTCCAAGAACAAGTTTCTGTTTCCAGTATGAGATAACGGCAGCCCATAATCTTCAGACTAACCAATCTGAATTGATAAGGAGGTTCCAGGGTGTGTCCCTGCCAGTGCATCTGAAG GCTTACCACATCGTGTGGGACAAACTGCTGGAAAGATCAAAGAGGCTG gtcactgaagaaaaatatttggaagcagcagcagaatgtcATGAGGCAAAAGATGGAACGGAAGAAGGAAAAACTGTATCAAATTAA